A segment of the Lycium ferocissimum isolate CSIRO_LF1 chromosome 10, AGI_CSIRO_Lferr_CH_V1, whole genome shotgun sequence genome:
AAGAACATAGCGaagaattcttttttttataaagacCAAAGTGTTGCTTTGACGGACTTTGCAAAAATCTGAACACAACACTAACAGAAAAGGCAATGTCAGGTCTAGTGTGCGTTAGATGATTTAAGCCACCAACTAAACTTCTAAACAATCTTGGATTTGCTTTCTCAGTTCCATCTTCACGCTGTAACTTCTCATTGGTATTCATAGGTGTACCTGCTGCTTCACAATTCATCATATGGAATTTTTCCAAAAGATCCTCTGTATATTtcttttgagaaataaaaattCTAGCTTTACCTTGGTTCACCTCAcgccccaaaaattatttcaataagTCAAGATCTGTCATCTCAAAGTTTCTTATCATACTCGAATTAAAATCATCAACCAAAGACTATGAGGAACCAATATAAATCATATCGTTAACGTAGAGACAAACCATCAAAAAATCGCCATTACCTTGTTTCTTCAAGTACTAAGTGGGCTCATTGTCACTTCTTGTGAATCCGCTATCTTGaaagaatgaatcaattttGCTGTACCATGCACACGGAGCTTGCTTTAGCCTATAAAGAGCTTTTCTTAGCCTATAGACTTTGTTCTCATTGCCATTAATAACAAAGTCTTGAGGTTGTGAAACATAAACCTTCTCTTCTAGATCGTCGTTCAAGAAATATGCAGAGgatcttttgaaaaaaattcatatgATGAATTGTGAAGCAACAAGTACACCTATGAATATCAATGAGAAGTTGCAGCGTGCAGATGGAACTGAGAAAGCAAATTCAAGATTGTTTAGAAGTTTAGTTGGTGGCTTAAATTATCTAACACACACTAGACCTGACATTGCCTTTTCTGTTAGTGTTGTGTCCAGATTTTTGCAAAGTCCACCAAAGCAAAACTTTggtgttgcaaaaagaattctTCGCGATGTTGCTGGAATAATAGACTTTGGTAATTGGTATTCTAAAGCGTCAAATTTCAGATTGGTTGGCTTCATTGACAGTGATTGGGCAGGCTGCTTGGATGATCGGAAGAGCACTTCCGTAGTCAAGCCGGGCACTTGGTTCGAGTCAGTGACATGGAGTTCAAAGAAGCAGAAGACAGTAGATTTGTCATCATCTAAGCGGAGTACACAGAAGCAACTTTAGCAGCGCGTCAGGCTTTATGGCTCCGGAAACTTCTTGCAGATTTTAGTTACGAGCAAAAAGAGGCTACAAAGATTTTTTGTGATAACATATCAGCAATTGCTATGGCTAAGAATCCCTCTTTTCATGGAAGAACTAAGCATATTGATGTGTAATAACACTTCATTCGGAAGCTGGTAGCTGATGGAAGAATAGTGCTGAATTTTTTTTGCACGAATGAGCAAGCAGCGAATATTTTTACGAAGTCTCTTCCTCAGGTTAAGCATGAGTTTTTCAGGTCACAGTTGGGAGTGTGTGATTTTGAATAAAGGGGTAGTGTTAGTTGACTGATTCAAAAGTTAGTGTCAGTATCTTTAGGAGTTTTTTATGCTTCAGTTAATTAGCCTTAGGAGTCCTAGTTAGTTGAAATAAGTAGTGGGCCAATTATCTAGCCAATATTTCAGGTCATGGGATAGTGTTAAACTAGTGCCCTATTTCTTCTCTAAGTTTGTTGCTATGCTAGTACTATTTATAGTCATGTATCGTTGGTTTTCAGATGCAATGAAAATTAAGTTTCTCTCTGCTTATTCATATATTGTACTAGCCTTGTCAGTATTTTTAGGAGTTTTTTATGCTTCAGTTAATTAGCCTTAGGAGTCCTAGTTAGTTGAAATAAGTAGTGGATCAATTATCTAGCTAATATTTCAGGTCATGGGATAGTGTTAAACTAGTGCCCTATTTATTCTCTAAGTTTGTTGCTATGCTAGTACTATTTATAGTCATGTATCGTTGGTTTGCAGATGCAATGAAAATTACGTTTCTCTCTGCTTATTCATATATTGTACTAGCCTTTATTCATCTTTTTGCCAACAtttttggtatcagagccaggtcCAGGCCCGATCCGATATGGGCCCCCAAAAAAGGGGAGTGGGGCAGAATGCCCCCGAACCGATGGGAGGTGAAAATGCCTCCAGTCCATGAATGTGCATGCTCCAGACCGGACAGAAGACCCGGATAAAAAGAATGTCTGGATCTGGGCATGAGGGggtgtaacactccgtaaattcgggttaggtgtgaatatataaaaatctagtgttaagatgatattatatctatacgaatccattcttgatgaattcgggtggaagatggtcgttttgaagtcaaaccaacagttggagttcttaagggctcttaacttcgcctaagttttgataggtctgtcttctgggcgattttcatgaaaatgtgttgcgaatttgaaaaaacttcctgatgaaagttgtagatctttgaaatatcttttcaacggtaggtcgcccagcccgATCAAAgctatgtacaaaaagttatgtccattttactgaAGGGCACAAAAGCTGGAGAATTCGCCCAAAGTACGCCCAGAAAGTACGGGACGTCCTTTTGGATGTACTTCTTCCGTTCTTCACTGGTCTTGGCAGCCTAAGTACGGGCTATAAGTGCGggacgtacttcaaagtacgggacgtacttgtAGGCCGTATTTTCTCCGTTTCTAGCAGAAAATTAGGTTTAAAATGGGCatggtcttcttttttttcccattttttttttcatccttccaaatcctaaggacgaaaatcatctctccaagtctttaaatcaaaggtaagaacacccttaacattactaatctattctaacatcaaacccatgattcttgtgaTCAAAACCTAGGTTTGCGGataattcttcctaaagtgattcaagctagggtttgggtgttcttcattaggaaagtgaattattaaactttgtttaacatattaaggtatgtctcttttaaaaatcctttttgactatgaaggtaatttgtatgtctctcttttgaaagtTGGTTTCGAATGTATATCTCTTTTTAaaggttctttattgaataaaaaggtgagcTTTTCATGACTTtaaaccctaattcatgttttgattgtggttggtgtgcgtgaggggacaagcccacactAACCTTaattgtattatcctctatatacgtaCATGAAATCATAGtcgttttcttctataagagatggtCATTAATGAGGGTTAATTATTGGCatgaatgttttaaaaagtAACTATGACAAAGGAATCTTGTTGaaagaagtggaaacgttttcaagattatctataAAAGTATGCATTTTTGTAATGGCACAATGAACCTTAATGTAGTTGTTGGTGTGATATAcgttgagacaaattgtgaatcggcttctatgctatgaactttattgttgtgtttggcctagctactcgggaggaagggtagccactatggatcctagtgtggtaatttcctagccattcgggaggaagagtggccactaccgggttcgctacccggggTGTGATtcatgcctagctattcgggaggaaggatagccaccgctgggttcgctacccggggtgtgatttatgcctagctattcgagaggaaggatagccaccgcgtactacatagtacggtgtgatttatgcctagctattcgggaggaaggatagccaccgagaattatatgttccggtgtggtgcgctatgcgcgatatgattgattcttgggcctgtattggcatgtgtgatattcttatcctctcatggaactgttgttgacaatcatgatcaatttgaaaggcataattgaaagttgtaacttgacaaaaggctttataatcggttttgataattctaatTGAGATACACAAGTCAATACCTCGTTTTATAGTGATTAATGGCTTTGTAAACctttaacaaatgatattaagaatcataaagtgGAATATTGTTTTTATACTATCCTTTCGAAtcgatttctttatgtattattatattttatttttataatacttgttgtccccgaggcactcactgagtacgaaagtactcaggcataccattattgtttttgatgatatgttaggtaacggagaagagcaggttcgtgatactctcggcgcttaggagaacttgctgctgctgttgatttggtgagcccacaaccttgttcgtgggacacttCCTGTTTCATGTATTATTCTAGATTTTCGGTCAACGTCCGAAGTTAGATGATGGTTGtgtctcttagaagctccatagatagttatcagaattgtgggtagattgtCAAAGTCTCGTACGACTTAAATGGGTGTTTGCCACGTTTatgactatttacttatattagacttccgctgatcTTATTTCACAATTGTGATCCTGATATATGCAGTTACTTataactttgtttaatttaataaggaaagacTATTAAACAGGAACTtgatgttacatttattttataaactattagaggcgaatattgaacctggcgggttcaagtattattattgtgttgtttaggttcttccgatgttatttatgacgtcggatgccggtcacgtctaggataggttttggggcgtgacagggGGTGAAGAGAAATGTACCACATCAGTGAGGGATGAGATCCCTAGCCTCCTTATAAGGCTTGGGCAATTCTTCTCCCTTTGAGTTAGCTTTTGGGGTGTGAGTTAGGCCCAATGCCTAATTTGacaatttatttatctttttatgaaatttaccAAATGAAAAAGTCAGTTAAGATAAAACCAAGGAGCATATTGGCACGGCTTCAAAACGGGAGAAAAGCCAAAGCggaaggaaaaaataaagaattggTCTAAGAGCAATAAtgatttgatttgaaacttCAGTTTTATTTGCATATACAGTTACACTCTCAATAGCATTGTATTAGTAGgcatttggacatgcaatttaaaaccatgagatgaaatcagcgtttggacatacatttcatctcatggtttcaaaccatggtttgaaatcccaaatcatccaaaggcatgatttggggtttcaaaatttttaaatataaaatttgacccataagtttatattttgtggaaaaaaaaagactcataagttggtagatatttttaacaattactcccaccagcCATTTACCAacatttatttatgtctaccatgtgggaagattatattaaagagtagttacattaatattcatgttaaattttcttttttattgaactaaagtttgatcaattgatattgtattttttagaaaggccttcgagtagcgtattaattttgttatgaactatgacttgctcatttggtaagattgtataagaattaagaatatttttatagttttcacaacttgtggggtttttatgtctataagaaaaaatacaacttaagaaattcaaattgcatgtccaaacatggtttcaaatcatgtccaaatggCTAGTCTCCATAAAGGTAAGCTTCAATTATGTTTAATCATATTGAATTTAACTTGTACTTATGTGCTTTAGTATTGATTGTTATTCTTTGCTAAATTTTGGTTTTTGAGTAGTCTTGATTTTAGATTCAGTCTGACACTTGGTTATGATAGATTTCATGTGGTTCTTCTGATCCAAATGTTGTTGAACAAGTTTTGGTCGGAAGAAATTATGTTGATCATGAAATTAGTTTAGAAAAAGAATGTCCCATTGCTTATCTGATGAGACCTTTCCACCAATATGTACCAATTTAATAATTTGGTTCACATTATCCACATAAACGTCAAATTGTCATTAAGAAATTTGTGTACTGACCTGCATGCAGTGGGAAAGCGAACGCAGGATTTTTTTGTAAGCGGTGTCGACATTTAAAGAAGTGGATAAATGAACAAATCACTATAATAATATcgtattaagaaaataaaaacacaatTCAAATTATATGAATAAATTATATTCGAGTACTTATATGAATAAATTATATTcgagtactccctctgtttcttttttactagttcaatattttaaaaatactttcTTCATTTTAATTGTTCATTTGCTAAAATCAAGTGagatttcttttttcaattttaaacccttatcatgttactatttcTCCAAATTTATTAGGATACTAGTAGTCAAAATCAGATTTTCAAATCCAAATTAATATGTCCAACTTAGTAAAATAAGTACTTaataaatgatttttcaaaagGAGTACAAATTCTATATTGGACTAGTAAAAAGAAACAGAGAGAATTTGTTAATACAACTCAACAATTTTAAATGTAATAAGAATAGTCTAATTAAAAATGTTAgtaatactttttctttttatataaggCATCAACTCAAAAACTCATAACTAATTTTATTACtaagaaagaagatgaaagGATAAAATAGCAAAAAGGTTAAAATTGAAACATCAACATGTAATATGCCTAATCCCCAAACATTACAAATTGAATGAAAACTATTGCTTCAGTCCATTGTGGAAcagaaaaatatttaaacaaaagatgaaaaaaacaTGCAATCAACAGGGTCCCTGACCACGTTCTACTTAAGTCTTATCTATGCGCTAAACCAGCCGAGCTAGAAACACTCATTGCTTGGGAGTGTCAGCTTATATTATTTGTatcattattttaatttttcatactaattaaatatgcatatttaataatttttttccatccGACACCCCTGGAGCCTATGTGCGTCCGCCCCTGGGGGAGCTATatatgttataccccattttaaccagGGCCAAAATGGTTTACAACATTTCGGTAATTCCggagttaattaaagttaagatgtcgccacctaattatttatggtgaattaggacacctaaaatTAATGAAGTAATTGTCTAAAGTTACTCTGTTTTAAAGTCtacaaaacttaaagattctaggtaagggttcaattaatctaaaggTAAGGTATTAAGTATCCTTTAAGATCCATTAAAAACGGTTAACCGGCCGGACTTAGAGTCAATTTAAAAGGCTAAGGTTTCGATAAATTAGTGctccgtaaaaaaaaaaaaaaaaaaagttagcacGTAAAGACATACATACCAGTTAAGAACTTGATTTACGAAGTACACTTAAAAGTATTTGATAAGTTTGGTAAAGTCTCCATTTTGTATTTAAAGGCAAAGGTCCAAAAGTGATCTGAAAATGACTAAACCCATTTGCTAAATGTACTGaactttttgaaatatttgtaTCTGAAAATTCGGATTTAAAGTGTGGTCTCTAGAGTTTgctaaaatcggttaaaatctTGGACTTAAAGGTATCGTATTAACTGTATGACAATTCTAAGTCCTATTAGTGGTAACCAAAATTGAAGATGTTAGCCATATTAACAATCAAATGAAGTAAACAGTAATAACATGACGAAACAATAGCCATGATTGAGTTCCGTAGAAGAATAAAAATCCTTCATAACTTGCTGTCCGAATAATGCAAGACCAGGAAGAATAACGATGAGTGGACTCGGTGTGATAGCGGCGTCGTTGAGTCTCAAAGTGAGACTCTTCGGCTCCAGCGTTCATGCAAAAAACAGAAAAGAGACAAAATAATTAGAGGAGAAATCTGATTTGGGGTAACATAGGAAGATGGAAACTAAAAATCACATGGTATTTGGTTTTTCAACTTCAATGCACAAGAAGTCACGATATTTATATAGCACAGGGATAAAAGCACGTTATCAGATAAAGTAATTGGAAAATCCAAGTCGATTCCTTAAATGTTTACACTATATCAAAACAAAcacattttttcttttgga
Coding sequences within it:
- the LOC132034917 gene encoding uncharacterized mitochondrial protein AtMg00810-like, yielding MNINEKLQRADGTEKANSRLFRSLVGGLNYLTHTRPDIAFSVSVVSRFLQSPPKQNFGVAKRILRDVAGIIDFGNWYSKASNFRLVGFIDSDWAGCLDDRKSTSVVKPGTWFESVTWSSKKQKTVDLSSSKRSTQKQL